In one window of Acidimicrobiales bacterium DNA:
- the rpsS gene encoding 30S ribosomal protein S19: MPRSLKKGPFVDGHLLKKIDALNESGEKRVVKTWSRRSTIIPDMVGHTLAVHDGRKHVPVYITESMVGHKLGEFAPTRTFKFHAGQERGGRR; this comes from the coding sequence ATGCCACGCAGCCTCAAGAAGGGTCCGTTCGTCGACGGGCACCTGCTGAAGAAGATCGACGCACTCAACGAGTCGGGCGAGAAGCGGGTCGTCAAGACCTGGTCGCGCCGTTCGACGATCATCCCCGACATGGTCGGGCACACCCTCGCCGTCCACGACGGACGCAAGCACGTGCCCGTCTACATTACCGAGTCGATGGTCGGTCACAAGCTCGGTGAGTTCGCCCCGACGCGGACCTTCAAGTTCCACGCCGGCCAGGAGCGAGGGGGTCGGCGCTGA
- the rplB gene encoding 50S ribosomal protein L2 has product MAIRRRKPTSPGRRFQTGHDFSDVTRDKPERGLLEPRHRTGGRNNKGRKTARHRGGGHKRQYRQVDFRRNKDGVPASVAAIEYDPNRTCRIALLHYHDGEKRYILAPANITVGDVLENGPAAEVKPGNALPLRYIPVGTVIHAVELKPGAGAKMARSAGVSVQLVAKEGDHATLRLPSSEMRRVPIDCRATVGVVGNSEHELVKIGKAGRNRWKGKRPQTRGVAMNPVDHPHGGGEGKTSGGRHPVSPWGQPEGRTRNRKKQSEKMIVRRRRSRGKRR; this is encoded by the coding sequence ATGGCCATCCGACGGCGTAAGCCGACCAGCCCGGGTCGCCGGTTCCAGACCGGTCACGACTTCTCCGATGTGACCCGGGACAAGCCCGAGCGTGGACTTCTGGAGCCGCGCCACCGCACCGGTGGTCGCAACAACAAGGGTCGCAAGACCGCCCGCCACCGTGGCGGCGGACACAAGCGTCAGTACCGCCAGGTGGATTTCCGTCGTAACAAGGACGGCGTGCCGGCGTCGGTCGCTGCCATCGAGTACGACCCGAACCGCACCTGTCGGATCGCGCTCCTGCACTACCACGACGGCGAGAAGCGCTACATCCTCGCCCCGGCCAACATCACCGTCGGCGACGTGCTCGAGAACGGCCCCGCCGCCGAGGTGAAGCCCGGTAACGCGCTGCCGCTGCGCTACATCCCCGTGGGTACCGTCATCCACGCCGTCGAACTCAAGCCGGGAGCGGGCGCCAAGATGGCCCGCAGCGCCGGTGTCAGCGTCCAGCTCGTGGCCAAGGAGGGCGATCACGCCACCTTGCGCCTCCCCTCGTCGGAGATGCGTCGCGTTCCGATCGACTGTCGCGCCACCGTCGGTGTCGTCGGCAACTCCGAGCACGAGCTCGTCAAGATCGGTAAGGCCGGCCGCAACCGCTGGAAGGGCAAGCGCCCCCAGACACGCGGCGTGGCCATGAACCCGGTCGACCACCCCCATGGCGGTGGCGAAGGCAAGACGTCCGGTGGTCGTCACCCGGTCTCGCCGTGGGGCCAGCCCGAGGGCCGGACCCGCAACCGCAAGAAGCAGTCCGAGAAGATGATCGTCCGTCGTCGCCGTTCGCGCGGCAAGCGCCGGTAG
- the rplW gene encoding 50S ribosomal protein L23: MRDPRDVIQEPVVSEKSYGLLEANVYTFLVHPDASKPEIRDAVETVFGVSVVKVNTANRKGKRIRNRRDGTFGKRRDTKRAMVTLVEGDSIELFEV; the protein is encoded by the coding sequence GTGAGAGACCCACGCGACGTCATCCAGGAGCCGGTCGTCTCCGAGAAGTCCTACGGGCTGCTCGAGGCCAACGTCTACACGTTCCTCGTCCACCCCGACGCATCCAAGCCCGAGATCCGCGACGCCGTCGAGACGGTGTTCGGCGTGTCCGTCGTCAAGGTGAACACGGCCAACCGCAAGGGCAAGCGAATCCGCAACCGGCGCGACGGCACCTTCGGCAAGCGCCGGGACACCAAGCGCGCCATGGTCACCCTCGTCGAGGGTGACTCGATCGAACTGTTCGAGGTGTAG
- the rplD gene encoding 50S ribosomal protein L4: MPSVAVKSASGSDVGTVDLDEEIFGIEPNIPVMHQVVTAQLAAKRSGTQSTKTRAEVRGGGAKPWKQKGTGRARQGSIRSPQWRGGGVALGPKPRSYAQKTPKKMKRLALRSALSDRAADGKVVIIDDWGFDSPKTGEARKKLAAIGAEGRVLVVIDRSDETAWLSFRNIPEVHVLTADQLNTYDVLVSDVVVFTRAALPTSDVAATAAPAVAEAVIEESPDRGETGGDDTADAEGDDELGGSASGSDTADAEGDDELGGSAEGGEDTGDSSDSEDDEE, from the coding sequence ATGCCCAGCGTCGCCGTGAAGTCCGCCAGCGGTTCCGACGTCGGCACCGTCGATCTCGATGAGGAGATCTTCGGCATCGAGCCGAACATCCCCGTGATGCACCAGGTGGTCACCGCTCAACTCGCCGCCAAGCGCAGCGGTACCCAGTCCACCAAGACCCGCGCCGAGGTGCGTGGTGGTGGGGCGAAGCCCTGGAAGCAGAAGGGCACCGGTCGGGCCCGTCAGGGTTCGATCCGGTCGCCGCAGTGGCGTGGTGGTGGCGTGGCCCTCGGGCCCAAGCCCCGCAGCTACGCCCAGAAGACTCCCAAGAAGATGAAGCGCCTCGCGCTGCGCAGCGCCCTGTCGGACCGTGCCGCCGACGGCAAGGTCGTGATCATCGACGACTGGGGCTTCGACTCGCCGAAGACGGGCGAGGCGCGCAAGAAGCTCGCGGCGATCGGCGCCGAGGGTCGTGTGCTCGTGGTGATCGACCGCAGCGACGAGACCGCGTGGCTGAGCTTCCGCAACATCCCCGAGGTCCATGTCCTCACGGCCGACCAGTTGAACACCTACGACGTCCTCGTGAGCGACGTCGTCGTGTTCACCCGGGCGGCGCTACCGACCTCGGATGTCGCTGCCACTGCTGCGCCGGCTGTGGCGGAAGCGGTGATCGAGGAGTCCCCCGACCGAGGGGAGACCGGTGGTGACGACACCGCCGATGCCGAAGGTGACGACGAGTTGGGCGGGTCTGCCTCCGGCAGCGACACCGCCGATGCCGAAGGTGACGACGAGTTGGGCGGGTCTGCCGAAGGCGGCGAGGACACCGGGGATTCCAGCGACAGTGAGGATGACGAAGAGTGA
- the rplC gene encoding 50S ribosomal protein L3, with protein sequence MATRAIVGEKLGMTQIWDDENRVVPVTVLRVSPCRIVQIKRPETDGYSAVQVTWGERDPGKFNKPEMGHFDKAGVDPGVGLVELRLDDVGGFEVGQSLSVDVLSDGDLVDVTAVSRGKGFTGAMKRHGFSGVGASHGVHKTHRKPGAVGQCATPARVFRGKKMPGRSGGEKVTTLNLTVARSDAENSLLLVKGSVPGPRGGTVVVRDAIKGVR encoded by the coding sequence ATGGCGACCAGAGCGATCGTCGGCGAGAAGCTGGGGATGACACAGATCTGGGACGACGAGAACCGCGTCGTCCCGGTGACGGTTCTCCGCGTCTCGCCCTGCCGCATCGTCCAGATCAAGCGCCCCGAGACCGACGGCTACAGCGCCGTGCAGGTCACCTGGGGCGAACGTGATCCGGGCAAGTTCAACAAGCCCGAGATGGGCCACTTCGACAAGGCGGGCGTCGACCCCGGCGTCGGCCTGGTGGAGCTCCGTCTCGATGACGTCGGTGGCTTCGAGGTCGGTCAGTCTCTCTCGGTCGACGTACTCTCCGACGGCGATCTCGTCGACGTGACCGCGGTTAGTCGCGGTAAGGGCTTCACCGGTGCGATGAAGCGTCACGGCTTCAGCGGCGTAGGCGCCTCCCATGGCGTCCACAAGACCCACCGCAAGCCCGGCGCCGTCGGCCAGTGCGCCACCCCCGCCCGCGTCTTCCGTGGCAAGAAGATGCCTGGTCGTTCCGGTGGCGAGAAGGTGACCACGCTGAACCTGACCGTGGCCCGCTCCGATGCCGAGAACAGCCTCCTGCTGGTCAAGGGGTCGGTCCCCGGCCCCCGTGGTGGCACCGTCGTGGTCCGCGATGCGATCAAGGGAGTCCGCTGA
- the rpsJ gene encoding 30S ribosomal protein S10, with protein MATGQKIRIRLKAYDHEIIDQSTKKIVETVKRTQAIVKGPVPLPTDKHRFTVIRGPFKDKDSREHFEMRVHKRLLDILEPSPKTVDSLQRLDLPAGVDIEIKIQQA; from the coding sequence ATGGCAACCGGCCAGAAGATCCGCATCCGCCTGAAGGCGTACGATCACGAGATCATCGACCAGTCGACGAAGAAGATCGTCGAGACGGTCAAGCGCACCCAGGCGATCGTCAAGGGGCCGGTGCCGCTGCCCACCGACAAGCACCGTTTCACGGTGATCCGGGGGCCGTTCAAGGACAAGGACAGCCGCGAGCACTTCGAGATGCGGGTGCACAAGCGTCTGTTGGACATCCTCGAGCCGTCGCCCAAGACGGTCGATTCACTCCAGCGGCTCGATCTGCCTGCCGGCGTCGACATCGAGATCAAGATCCAGCAGGCCTAG
- the tuf gene encoding elongation factor Tu, whose translation MSKATFERTKPHVNVGTMGHIDHGKTTLTAAITKVLSDRNPDSTSFTEFANIDKAPEERERGITINVSHVEYETDARHYAHVDMPGHADYIKNMITGAAQVDGAILVVSAADGPMPQTREHVLLARQVGVPKIIVALNKVDMVDDEELIELVELEVRELLSEYDFPGDDTPIIPVSALKALEGDEAAAEQIVTLMNEVDSYIPEPEREIDKPFLMPIEDVFSITGRGTVVTGKIEQGIVHTGDEIEIVCIKPTQTTTCTGVAMFRKLLDQGQAGDNVGTLLRGIDKEQVQRGQVLAKPGSITPHTKFEAEVYVLNKEEGGRHKPFFSNYRPQFYFRTTDITGTIDLPEGTEMCMPGDNTQMTVELIAPIAMDEGLRFAIREGGRTVGAGAVTKILE comes from the coding sequence ATGTCGAAGGCGACTTTCGAGCGCACCAAGCCGCACGTGAACGTCGGCACCATGGGTCACATCGATCATGGCAAGACAACCCTGACCGCGGCCATCACGAAGGTCCTGTCGGACAGGAATCCGGACTCCACCTCGTTCACGGAGTTCGCGAACATCGACAAGGCTCCCGAGGAACGCGAGCGTGGTATCACGATCAACGTGAGCCACGTCGAGTACGAGACCGACGCACGCCACTATGCGCACGTCGACATGCCGGGTCACGCCGACTACATCAAGAACATGATCACGGGCGCGGCCCAGGTCGACGGTGCGATCCTCGTGGTCTCGGCGGCCGACGGTCCGATGCCCCAGACCCGTGAGCACGTTCTGCTCGCCCGTCAGGTCGGCGTCCCCAAGATCATCGTGGCGCTGAACAAGGTGGACATGGTCGACGACGAGGAGCTCATCGAGCTCGTCGAACTCGAGGTGCGCGAGCTTCTCAGTGAGTACGACTTCCCCGGCGACGACACGCCGATCATCCCGGTGTCGGCGCTGAAGGCACTCGAAGGTGACGAGGCTGCCGCCGAGCAGATCGTGACCCTCATGAACGAGGTCGACTCCTACATCCCCGAGCCCGAGCGTGAGATCGACAAGCCGTTCCTCATGCCGATCGAGGACGTCTTCTCCATCACCGGACGCGGCACCGTCGTCACCGGCAAGATCGAGCAGGGCATCGTCCACACCGGCGACGAGATCGAGATCGTGTGCATCAAGCCCACGCAGACCACGACGTGTACCGGCGTCGCGATGTTCCGCAAGCTGCTGGACCAGGGCCAGGCCGGCGACAACGTCGGAACCCTGCTCCGTGGTATCGACAAGGAGCAGGTGCAGCGTGGCCAGGTCCTCGCCAAGCCCGGCTCGATCACGCCGCACACCAAGTTCGAGGCCGAGGTCTACGTCCTCAACAAGGAAGAGGGCGGCCGTCACAAGCCGTTCTTCTCCAACTACCGACCCCAGTTCTACTTCCGGACCACCGACATCACCGGCACGATCGACCTGCCCGAGGGCACCGAGATGTGCATGCCCGGTGACAACACCCAGATGACGGTCGAGCTGATCGCTCCGATCGCCATGGACGAGGGTCTGCGTTTCGCCATCCGCGAAGGCGGCCGCACCGTGGGTGCCGGCGCCGTCACGAAGATCCTCGAGTAG
- the fusA gene encoding elongation factor G gives MARKGLERTRNIGIMAHIDAGKTTTTERILYYTGVNYKIGEVHDGAATMDWMEQEQERGITITSAATHCMWKDHRINIIDTPGHVDFTVEVERSLRVLDGAVAVFDGVAGVEPQTETVWRQADKYRVPRMCFINKMDRTGADFYFCVDSIRERLGANIAILQLPIGREADYAGVIDLINMKALIWQGEDLGASWDVVDIPEDLVEEAETYHAELIDVLSSFDETILEKYVGEEEITADDIRSAIRSGTVANQIVPVLNGTAFKNKGVQPLLDAVVDFLPSPLDLPPVEGIDPKTGETLTRAPSDDEPFAALAFKIVADPHGKLAYFRVYSGKLAKGDQVLNTRTSNKERFGRILEMHANDRVDRDEVATGDIMAAVGAKDVRTGDTLCDPGHPITLEELVFPDPVIHVAVEPASKADQDKLAKALMSLAEEDPTFQVRSDEETGQTIIAGMGELHLEVLVDRMMREFRVDATVGKPQVAYRETITAPVVEYTYTHKKQTGGSGQFAVVTLTLEPNEVGKGYEFESKISGGAIPREYIPAVGKGVEEALTSGVLAGFPTVDVKVTLTDGKTHDVDSSDMAFKIAGNAWYREAATKARPVILEPIMAVEVVTPDDYLGDVVGDINSRRGQVQGTEQRSGNQVITALVPLSEMFGYATDLRSRTQGRANYTMQFDSYQQAPGSVQEEIVARIRGV, from the coding sequence ATGGCACGAAAAGGACTCGAGCGGACCCGCAACATCGGGATCATGGCTCACATCGACGCGGGTAAGACCACGACGACCGAGCGGATTCTCTACTACACCGGTGTCAACTACAAGATCGGTGAGGTCCACGACGGCGCGGCCACGATGGACTGGATGGAGCAGGAGCAGGAGCGCGGGATCACGATCACCTCCGCCGCCACGCACTGCATGTGGAAAGACCACCGGATCAACATCATCGACACGCCCGGCCACGTCGATTTCACGGTCGAGGTCGAGCGCTCGCTGCGTGTCCTCGACGGTGCCGTCGCCGTTTTCGACGGCGTCGCGGGTGTGGAGCCCCAGACGGAGACGGTGTGGCGCCAGGCCGACAAGTACCGGGTCCCGCGGATGTGCTTCATCAACAAGATGGACCGCACTGGTGCCGACTTCTATTTCTGCGTCGACTCGATCCGCGAGCGCCTCGGCGCCAACATCGCGATCCTGCAGCTGCCGATCGGCCGTGAGGCCGACTACGCGGGCGTGATCGATCTGATCAACATGAAGGCGCTCATCTGGCAGGGTGAAGATCTCGGCGCGTCGTGGGACGTCGTCGACATCCCCGAGGACCTCGTCGAGGAGGCCGAGACATACCACGCGGAACTCATCGACGTCCTGTCGAGTTTCGACGAGACGATCCTCGAGAAGTATGTCGGCGAGGAGGAGATCACCGCTGACGACATCCGCTCCGCCATTCGCTCGGGAACCGTCGCCAACCAGATCGTGCCGGTGCTGAACGGCACGGCCTTCAAGAACAAGGGCGTTCAGCCGCTACTCGACGCCGTCGTCGACTTCCTGCCGTCCCCGCTGGACCTTCCGCCGGTCGAGGGCATCGACCCCAAGACGGGCGAAACCCTCACCCGGGCGCCATCCGACGACGAGCCGTTCGCTGCCCTCGCCTTCAAGATCGTCGCGGACCCCCACGGCAAGCTCGCCTACTTCCGCGTCTACAGCGGCAAGCTCGCCAAGGGTGATCAGGTCCTCAACACCCGGACCTCGAACAAGGAGCGCTTCGGGCGCATCCTCGAGATGCACGCCAACGACCGCGTGGATCGCGACGAGGTCGCCACGGGCGACATCATGGCCGCGGTCGGGGCGAAGGACGTCCGTACGGGCGACACGCTGTGCGACCCGGGCCATCCGATCACGCTCGAGGAACTGGTCTTCCCCGATCCCGTCATCCACGTCGCCGTCGAGCCCGCCTCGAAGGCGGATCAGGACAAGCTCGCCAAGGCTCTCATGTCCCTCGCCGAGGAGGACCCGACCTTCCAGGTCCGCTCCGACGAGGAGACGGGCCAGACGATCATCGCCGGCATGGGTGAGCTCCACCTCGAGGTCCTCGTGGACAGGATGATGCGCGAGTTCCGCGTGGATGCCACGGTCGGCAAGCCCCAGGTCGCCTACCGCGAGACCATCACCGCCCCGGTGGTCGAGTACACCTACACCCACAAGAAGCAGACAGGTGGTTCCGGCCAGTTCGCCGTCGTGACTCTCACCCTCGAGCCCAACGAGGTCGGCAAGGGCTATGAGTTCGAGTCCAAGATCAGCGGTGGTGCCATCCCGCGCGAGTACATCCCGGCCGTGGGCAAGGGTGTCGAAGAGGCGCTGACGAGCGGCGTCCTCGCAGGATTCCCCACAGTCGACGTGAAGGTCACGCTGACCGACGGCAAGACGCACGACGTCGACTCGTCGGACATGGCCTTCAAGATCGCCGGCAACGCCTGGTACCGCGAGGCGGCCACCAAGGCGCGTCCGGTGATCCTCGAGCCGATCATGGCCGTGGAGGTCGTCACCCCCGACGACTATCTCGGCGACGTGGTCGGTGACATCAACAGCCGTCGCGGGCAGGTGCAGGGAACCGAGCAGCGCAGCGGAAATCAGGTCATCACCGCTCTCGTGCCGCTGTCGGAGATGTTCGGATACGCTACCGACCTGCGGTCACGCACCCAGGGACGGGCGAACTACACGATGCAGTTCGACTCGTACCAGCAGGCGCCGGGCAGCGTCCAAGAAGAGATCGTCGCCCGTATCCGCGGCGTCTGA